A window from Planktothrix sp. FACHB-1365 encodes these proteins:
- a CDS encoding histidine phosphatase family protein, with protein sequence MSVKLYFLRHGETTYSQQGGYCGNLDPDLTENGLKMAAQFAKSYQNLPWVAAFVSPMKRTIATAKPLCEAVGLEMQFRDGLKEIAYGEWEGKSPQTVNESYHDEYVRWLTDPGWNAPTGGEKGVDIARRCAPVLQEIGERYQSGNILIVSHKATIRIMICELLGIDIGRFRDRIAMPTGAVSIVELSSHGPLLHVLADRCHLDETLRSSIGT encoded by the coding sequence ATGAGCGTTAAACTGTATTTTTTGAGACATGGAGAAACCACCTATAGTCAACAAGGCGGTTATTGTGGAAATTTAGATCCAGATTTAACCGAAAATGGCTTAAAGATGGCGGCTCAATTTGCTAAATCTTACCAAAATTTACCTTGGGTTGCTGCATTTGTAAGTCCCATGAAACGAACCATTGCAACTGCAAAACCCTTGTGCGAAGCGGTGGGTTTAGAAATGCAATTTCGAGACGGTTTAAAAGAAATTGCCTATGGAGAATGGGAAGGAAAATCACCGCAAACCGTTAATGAAAGTTACCATGATGAGTATGTTCGCTGGTTAACTGATCCCGGTTGGAATGCACCTACAGGCGGCGAAAAAGGGGTTGATATTGCTCGTCGTTGTGCTCCGGTGCTTCAAGAAATAGGAGAACGTTATCAATCCGGTAATATTTTAATTGTATCTCATAAAGCCACAATTAGAATTATGATCTGTGAATTATTAGGAATTGATATTGGCAGATTTCGCGATCGCATTGCCATGCCCACAGGGGCCGTTAGTATAGTAGAATTATCGTCTCATGGGCCGTTATTACACGTTTTAGCAGATCGGTGTCATTTAGATGAAACCTTACGGTCTTCTATTGGAACCTAG
- a CDS encoding Ig-like domain-containing protein yields the protein MSLQQQEKAIVFIDARVKDYHILLEEVNPNAEVIIFSPNKNGIQEITSVLSHRKNIQSLHIISHGSPAELKLGNTELNTHTLNQYAPQIKQWQTAFTQHTDLLLYGCNIAQGNLGKSFIHHLAKLTQTQVAASKNLIGNAELGGNWTLEETTGTIQTPLCLSAKAIANYKGILSEPAINFRGTFVQNGATTYEAPGANNSNTIYTMNYAGNNNTFNSFDIVLPDAGTVPFEIIKNLYFLKIQRKDNPEVQGIRDILWFDGTANDTTININSGYNSSMEVALRTPILNLGTDNVFTNTGDGNNNNNNIERIDFIEPGGLISPTTNESIGFVLVERGRPGFNDPVIITPILGIDEQNKPTEFGGLINISDGEWGNSGLPDVIPQITRQDANQDQMRWAYTSTSQSVGGIYVSFADLGINPGETFYGYAIFPADVNANMDLIGLSDVPLNTTEELGGLDVITGGLLASAVNIAPTSSNNNVTTLEDTPYNFVAANFPFNDLNTEDTLQQVKITSLPTQGTLNLSGQAVTINQIIPIAEIGQLNFSSPLNANGDNYANFGFQVGDETDFSGNNTLTVNVTPVNDVPELNDLNNNPSYILGENPVILDNNAIINDVELDAINNYAGSTLTLSRDGAANPNDIFSGSGTLGTLTPGGNLTVNGAIIGTVTNNSGGQLLLTFTNATATQVDTVLQQIAYSNSGDTSETVTINYSFNDGNTGSQGTGGALTATGSLTVNINTPPNQPPILVDDTATTQQDTPVTLNPLNNDTDPEGDNLIIESVNNPNNGTVNLNPDTGEVVFTPTPGYIGPASFDYTVNDGNGGISTATVNINVDEPPNQPPILVDDTATTQQDIPVTLTPLNNDTDPEGDNLIIESVNNPNNGTVELNPDTGEVVFTPTPGYIGPASFDYTVNDGNGGTSTATVNINVDEPPNQPPILVDDTATTQQDLPVTLTPLNNDTDPEGDNLIIESVNNSNNGTVELNPNTGEVVFTPTPGYTGSASFEYTVNDGNGGISTATVNINVDELPNQPPILVDDTATTQQDTPVTLNPLNNDTDPEGDNLIIESVNNPNNGTVNLNPDTGEVVFTPTPGYTGSASFEYTVNDGNGGISTATVNINVDEPPNQPPILVDDTATTQ from the coding sequence ATGTCATTACAACAGCAAGAAAAAGCCATCGTTTTTATTGATGCTCGTGTTAAAGATTATCACATCTTATTAGAAGAAGTCAATCCAAACGCAGAAGTTATTATTTTTTCTCCTAACAAAAATGGAATTCAAGAAATAACTTCTGTTCTCAGTCATCGCAAAAATATTCAATCTCTCCATATTATTTCTCACGGAAGTCCCGCAGAATTAAAATTAGGAAATACCGAATTAAATACCCATACTCTGAATCAATATGCACCTCAAATCAAACAATGGCAAACTGCTTTTACCCAACATACCGACTTATTATTATATGGCTGTAATATTGCTCAGGGGAATTTAGGAAAGTCTTTTATTCATCACTTAGCCAAACTGACTCAAACCCAGGTTGCAGCCTCCAAAAATTTAATTGGAAATGCTGAATTAGGAGGAAATTGGACGTTAGAAGAAACCACTGGAACCATTCAAACGCCATTGTGTTTGAGTGCAAAAGCAATCGCAAATTACAAGGGAATTTTATCTGAACCTGCAATTAATTTTAGGGGAACCTTTGTGCAAAATGGGGCAACCACTTATGAAGCCCCTGGTGCTAACAACTCCAATACAATCTACACAATGAACTATGCAGGAAATAACAACACATTCAATTCTTTTGATATTGTTCTTCCTGATGCTGGAACGGTTCCCTTTGAAATTATCAAGAATTTATATTTTCTGAAAATTCAACGAAAAGATAACCCTGAAGTTCAAGGAATTAGGGATATTCTGTGGTTTGATGGCACTGCCAATGACACAACAATTAATATAAATTCAGGCTATAATAGCAGCATGGAAGTTGCTCTGAGAACTCCTATTTTAAACTTAGGAACTGATAATGTTTTTACGAATACGGGAGATGGCAATAACAACAATAATAATATTGAACGAATAGATTTTATAGAACCCGGAGGCTTAATTTCACCTACGACCAATGAAAGTATTGGTTTTGTATTAGTTGAACGAGGAAGACCGGGTTTCAATGATCCCGTTATTATCACTCCAATTTTAGGCATTGATGAACAGAATAAACCCACAGAATTCGGGGGGTTAATTAACATTAGTGATGGGGAGTGGGGAAATTCTGGGCTTCCCGATGTCATTCCCCAAATTACCCGCCAAGATGCAAATCAAGATCAAATGCGTTGGGCTTACACCAGTACATCACAAAGTGTTGGTGGCATTTATGTCAGCTTTGCAGATTTAGGGATTAATCCTGGGGAAACCTTCTATGGTTATGCTATCTTTCCAGCAGATGTAAATGCCAACATGGATTTAATCGGATTATCAGATGTCCCCTTAAATACCACTGAAGAATTAGGGGGTTTAGATGTTATTACCGGGGGATTATTAGCCAGTGCAGTTAATATTGCTCCCACCAGTAGTAACAACAATGTCACCACTTTAGAAGATACTCCTTATAATTTTGTTGCCGCCAATTTCCCCTTTAATGACCTCAATACTGAGGATACTTTACAACAGGTGAAAATCACCAGTCTCCCCACACAAGGAACGCTTAACTTGAGTGGTCAAGCTGTTACTATTAATCAAATTATTCCGATTGCAGAAATTGGTCAATTAAATTTTAGTTCACCGCTTAATGCAAATGGTGACAATTACGCAAATTTTGGCTTTCAAGTCGGAGACGAAACGGATTTTAGTGGTAACAATACCCTCACCGTTAATGTTACGCCTGTTAATGACGTACCTGAACTTAATGACCTCAACAATAACCCCAGTTATATCTTAGGAGAAAACCCGGTTATTCTCGATAACAATGCCATTATCAATGATGTAGAATTAGATGCTATTAACAATTATGCTGGATCTACTCTAACTTTAAGCCGCGATGGTGCAGCTAATCCGAATGATATTTTTAGCGGAAGTGGCACATTAGGAACCCTTACTCCTGGGGGAAATCTAACAGTTAATGGCGCTATCATTGGTACTGTCACCAACAATAGTGGGGGTCAACTTCTCCTCACCTTCACGAATGCGACAGCAACTCAAGTAGATACGGTTTTACAACAAATTGCCTATTCTAATAGTGGTGATACTTCGGAAACAGTTACGATTAACTATAGCTTCAATGATGGCAATACAGGAAGCCAAGGTACAGGAGGCGCTTTAACTGCTACAGGTAGCCTTACGGTTAATATTAATACGCCACCCAACCAACCCCCTATCCTTGTTGATGATACTGCTACAACTCAACAAGATACTCCTGTCACCTTAAACCCTTTAAATAACGATACTGACCCAGAAGGTGATAATTTAATTATTGAATCCGTTAATAATCCTAATAACGGTACAGTTAACTTAAATCCTGATACTGGAGAAGTTGTATTTACTCCTACACCCGGTTATATTGGGCCTGCAAGTTTTGACTATACTGTCAATGATGGTAATGGTGGAATTAGTACCGCAACTGTTAATATTAATGTTGATGAACCCCCTAACCAACCCCCTATCCTTGTTGATGATACTGCTACAACTCAACAAGATATTCCTGTCACCTTAACCCCTCTAAATAACGATACTGACCCAGAAGGTGATAATTTAATTATTGAATCCGTTAATAATCCTAATAACGGTACAGTTGAACTAAATCCTGATACTGGAGAAGTTGTATTTACTCCCACACCCGGTTATATTGGCCCTGCAAGTTTTGACTATACTGTCAATGATGGAAACGGGGGGACGAGTACCGCAACTGTTAATATTAATGTTGATGAACCCCCTAACCAACCCCCTATTCTTGTTGATGATACTGCTACAACTCAACAAGATCTTCCTGTCACCTTAACCCCTTTAAATAACGATACTGACCCAGAAGGTGATAATTTAATTATTGAATCCGTTAATAATTCTAATAACGGTACAGTTGAACTAAATCCTAATACCGGAGAAGTTGTATTTACTCCCACACCCGGTTATACTGGTTCTGCAAGTTTTGAATATACTGTCAATGATGGAAACGGGGGAATTAGTACCGCAACTGTTAATATTAATGTTGATGAACTTCCTAACCAACCGCCTATTCTTGTTGATGATACTGCTACAACTCAACAAGATACTCCTGTCACCTTAAACCCTCTAAATAACGATACCGACCCAGAAGGTGATAATTTAATTATTGAATCCGTTAATAATCCTAATAACGGTACAGTTAACTTAAATCCTGATACTGGAGAAGTTGTATTTACTCCCACACCCGGTTATACTGGTTCTGCAAGTTTTGAATATACTGTCAATGATGGAAACGGGGGAATTAGTACCGCAACTGTTAATATTAATGTTGATGAACCCCCTAACCAACCCCCTATTCTTGTTGATGATACTGCTACAACTCAACA
- a CDS encoding phosphoketolase, with protein MVAAPDKPIELNNPLNEEELLKINAYWRACNYLAVGMIYLRENPLLKEPLKPSDVKHRLLGHWGSSPGLSFIYIHLNRLIKKYDLDMIYLAGPGHGAPGVLAPVYLEGTYSEIYPNISEDGDGMQKFFKQFSFPGGIGSHCTPETPGSIHEGGELGYSLSHAYGSVFDNPDLISVCVVGDGEAETGALATAWHSNKFINPIRDGAVLPVLHLNGYKIANPTILSRISHEELEALFKGYGYKPYFVEGSDPTLMHQKMAATLEEAITEIKAIQGEARSTGTAKRPMWPMIVLRSPKGWTGPADVDGHKVEGFWRAHQVPMADVTTNPPHLQLLEDWMRSYKPEELFDENGRLIPELKALAPQGTKRMSASPHANGGTLRKDLKLPDFRQYGVSVEHPGKSEVENTKLLGNFLRDVMRNNLHNFRMFGPDETASNRLNPVYEVSKKTWLAEFYPEDLDGSELATDGRVMEMLSEHTLEGWLEGYLLTGRHGFFHTYEAFAHVIDSMFNQHAKWLDICKNEVSWRAPISSLNILLSSTVWRQDHNGFSHQDPGFLDVVTNKSASVTRIYLPPDANCLLSVADHCLKSTDYINVIVADKQKHLQFLTMDEAIKHCTKGIGIWEWASNDDCGKDPDIPDVIMASCGDVATMESLAATAILREEIPDLKVRFVNVVDLFKLQPDTEHPHGLSDRDFDSLFTTDKPIIFNFHGYPWLIHKLAYRRKNHPNLHVRGYKEKGNINTPLELAINNQVDRFNLVMDVIDRVPKLGSAAAYVRERMRNAIIENVNYAYEQGIDKDEIVNWKWPF; from the coding sequence ATGGTAGCTGCACCAGATAAACCCATTGAGTTGAATAACCCTTTGAATGAGGAGGAACTGCTTAAGATTAACGCTTACTGGCGAGCTTGTAATTACCTAGCCGTTGGTATGATTTATTTGCGAGAAAATCCTTTATTAAAGGAACCGCTCAAACCCTCAGACGTTAAACATCGGTTATTAGGACATTGGGGCTCCAGTCCAGGGTTGAGTTTTATTTACATTCACCTCAACCGCTTGATTAAAAAATACGACCTGGATATGATTTATCTCGCTGGCCCAGGTCATGGTGCACCCGGAGTATTAGCTCCAGTTTACTTAGAAGGAACCTACTCGGAAATTTACCCCAATATTAGCGAAGATGGGGACGGGATGCAGAAATTCTTCAAACAGTTCTCCTTCCCTGGGGGTATTGGAAGCCATTGTACCCCAGAAACCCCTGGTTCTATTCATGAAGGAGGGGAGTTAGGCTATAGTTTATCTCACGCCTATGGATCTGTGTTTGATAACCCCGATTTAATCTCCGTTTGTGTGGTAGGAGACGGAGAAGCGGAAACCGGAGCTTTAGCCACTGCTTGGCATTCTAACAAATTTATTAACCCGATTCGAGATGGGGCGGTGTTGCCTGTTCTGCATTTGAATGGGTATAAAATTGCCAACCCGACTATTTTATCGCGGATTAGCCATGAGGAATTAGAAGCACTGTTTAAAGGTTATGGCTATAAACCTTATTTTGTGGAAGGGTCAGACCCAACCTTAATGCACCAGAAAATGGCGGCGACCTTAGAAGAAGCCATTACTGAAATTAAAGCTATTCAAGGGGAAGCCCGGTCAACGGGTACGGCTAAACGTCCGATGTGGCCGATGATTGTGTTACGCAGTCCCAAAGGGTGGACGGGCCCAGCCGATGTGGATGGTCATAAAGTTGAAGGGTTTTGGCGAGCACACCAAGTCCCCATGGCGGATGTAACGACAAACCCGCCCCATCTTCAGTTATTAGAAGATTGGATGCGGAGTTATAAACCGGAAGAATTATTTGATGAAAATGGCCGTTTAATTCCTGAACTGAAGGCGTTAGCCCCCCAAGGAACTAAACGCATGAGTGCGAGTCCCCATGCCAACGGTGGCACACTGCGGAAGGACTTAAAGTTACCCGATTTTCGGCAATATGGGGTTTCTGTGGAACATCCAGGGAAGTCGGAAGTTGAAAATACAAAGCTTTTGGGTAATTTTCTGCGGGATGTGATGCGGAATAATCTCCACAATTTCCGAATGTTTGGCCCCGATGAAACGGCTTCTAATCGTTTAAATCCGGTTTATGAGGTTAGTAAAAAAACTTGGTTAGCTGAATTTTACCCAGAAGATTTAGACGGAAGCGAGTTAGCCACCGATGGTCGGGTGATGGAAATGTTAAGTGAGCATACCTTAGAAGGCTGGTTAGAAGGGTATTTGCTAACAGGACGTCATGGATTTTTCCACACCTATGAAGCCTTTGCTCATGTGATTGATTCCATGTTCAACCAACACGCAAAATGGTTGGATATTTGTAAAAATGAAGTGTCTTGGCGAGCGCCGATTTCTTCGTTAAATATTCTATTGTCTTCAACGGTTTGGCGACAAGATCATAACGGGTTTAGTCATCAAGACCCCGGATTTTTAGATGTGGTAACAAATAAAAGCGCCAGTGTGACTCGGATTTATTTACCACCAGATGCTAACTGTTTATTATCCGTTGCTGACCATTGTTTAAAGAGTACGGATTATATCAATGTGATTGTTGCAGATAAACAAAAACACCTGCAATTTTTAACAATGGATGAGGCGATTAAACATTGTACCAAAGGGATTGGGATTTGGGAATGGGCGAGTAATGATGATTGTGGAAAAGACCCGGATATTCCTGATGTGATTATGGCGAGTTGTGGCGATGTGGCGACAATGGAATCTCTCGCAGCTACGGCAATTTTACGGGAAGAAATTCCTGATTTGAAAGTTCGGTTTGTCAACGTGGTGGATTTATTTAAGTTACAACCGGATACGGAACATCCACACGGGTTATCAGACCGCGATTTTGATAGTTTGTTTACGACGGATAAACCGATTATCTTTAATTTTCATGGTTATCCTTGGTTAATTCACAAGTTAGCTTATCGGCGGAAAAATCACCCGAACTTGCACGTCCGAGGGTATAAAGAAAAGGGGAATATTAATACTCCCTTAGAGTTAGCCATTAATAACCAAGTTGACCGTTTTAATTTGGTGATGGATGTCATTGACCGAGTACCTAAATTAGGTTCGGCGGCGGCTTACGTTCGGGAACGCATGAGAAATGCTATCATCGAAAATGTCAATTATGCCTATGAACAGGGCATTGACAAAGATGAAATTGTGAATTGGAAATGGCCGTTTTAA
- a CDS encoding acetate kinase encodes MKILVLNAGSSSQKSCLYEITKSTLPDYPLHPIWEATIDWTASQEFGLMKVKTLKVKQEYQIDLTSKQDAIAQMFNTLSAGETKVLNHLSEINIVGHRVVHGGSDYSEAILINEKVKEAIQSLIPLAPTHNPAHLEGIEAVERLLGTVPQVAVFDTAFHRKMPDYVTVYPIPYQYLQEGIKRYGFHGTSHKYCAKQTAKILGKPLEFLKIITCHLGNGCSLAAIQDGISINTTMGFTPLEGLMMGTRSGSIDPSIVLYLQGKYQYDVHQINQILNKESGLKGIVEESGDMRYILTEMKAGNPKAKLAFEMYIHRLKMGIGQMLASLGGLDALVFTAGVGEHAEQVREATCQGWEFLGLKLDLEKNASHPVDEEISTADSKVKILVIHTEEDWAIATECWHLLNSNTQ; translated from the coding sequence ATGAAAATTTTAGTATTAAATGCGGGTTCAAGTTCTCAAAAAAGCTGTTTGTATGAAATTACAAAATCTACATTACCCGACTATCCCTTACACCCGATTTGGGAAGCAACCATTGATTGGACAGCTTCTCAAGAATTTGGGTTAATGAAAGTGAAAACTTTAAAGGTTAAGCAAGAATATCAAATCGATTTAACCTCTAAACAAGACGCGATCGCTCAAATGTTTAATACCCTAAGTGCAGGGGAAACAAAAGTATTAAATCACCTTTCAGAAATTAATATTGTCGGTCATCGTGTCGTCCATGGCGGCTCAGATTATTCTGAAGCCATATTGATTAATGAAAAAGTAAAAGAAGCCATTCAATCTTTAATTCCCCTCGCCCCAACCCATAATCCTGCCCATTTAGAAGGAATTGAAGCCGTTGAAAGGTTATTAGGAACTGTCCCCCAAGTAGCAGTATTTGATACCGCTTTTCATCGAAAAATGCCCGATTATGTAACAGTTTATCCGATTCCTTATCAATATTTACAAGAAGGAATCAAACGCTATGGATTTCATGGAACTAGCCATAAATATTGTGCCAAACAAACGGCTAAAATTCTAGGTAAACCCTTAGAATTCTTAAAAATAATTACCTGTCATTTAGGAAATGGATGTTCCTTAGCCGCCATTCAAGATGGAATTAGTATTAATACCACGATGGGATTTACCCCCTTAGAAGGATTAATGATGGGAACTCGAAGCGGTTCGATTGATCCCTCTATTGTTTTATATTTACAAGGAAAATATCAATATGATGTGCATCAAATTAATCAAATTTTAAATAAAGAATCCGGCTTAAAAGGAATTGTCGAGGAGTCGGGAGATATGCGATATATCTTAACCGAAATGAAAGCCGGAAATCCCAAAGCAAAACTCGCCTTTGAAATGTATATTCATCGCTTAAAAATGGGAATAGGGCAAATGTTAGCAAGCTTAGGCGGTTTAGATGCGTTAGTGTTTACCGCCGGAGTCGGAGAACACGCCGAACAAGTTCGAGAAGCCACTTGTCAAGGATGGGAGTTTTTAGGGTTAAAATTAGATTTAGAAAAAAATGCCTCTCACCCCGTTGACGAAGAAATTTCTACCGCAGATTCAAAGGTTAAAATATTAGTCATTCATACGGAGGAAGATTGGGCGATCGCAACAGAATGTTGGCATTTATTGAATTCTAATACACAATAA